A single window of Falco rusticolus isolate bFalRus1 chromosome 16, bFalRus1.pri, whole genome shotgun sequence DNA harbors:
- the LOC119158302 gene encoding NF-kappa-B inhibitor zeta-like, with protein MLQTVCMSPELLVNQNISENEICGYSPGQGSPLPGETASPKGYFQQSPSLPDSGLTEFNVASPKIYSPTSRKPQEMPAPTDSRLSSDPPQKRYMGVRVKMPVRELLRKIRLSKGLDPAHSKEASLMKMVTKGSSGKTEKRRVHPYTEKQLRQSKQSVGQTLKGLEDLDILVEVLQEDLNKSQLKEESLHSVPDGFWQGFSTDPQASWWETGGSKQAPDGLQERRHSLTKLHSYCCFRDFNSVLQGERETSFHDDQKNTQESILPGILSRTSEKESSWWIQDAWTSTQKDVQRHSSQNTSPHFSPSGGCSEMLLEANLGSPNTDRHLKSTPISFTQQDLSAISFFQFQLHREESLLRNIPADKLLAPDENGNRLLHKAVAQGRRALTYALAQRFASLNKINEKDVEKRTALHIAAEKNQHLMVSDLISLGANVNEQDGLGKTPLHLCAENGYLRVLEVLKNCKNNGVSVEVNLIDHYGLTPLHCAALAHTALVMESQKTDIDTDMGRFLRLRKDQILEGINCLLQMGGKPELQVLNSRQTTTTYLKIEENTELMRLLQTHKPKGQNILQESYSLPDASRRMPSPLSPDNFSELFSMSPSDPFDIILKGISFT; from the exons ATGTTGCAAACAGTCTGCATGAGTCCTGAATTACTGGTCAATCAAAACATCAGTGAAAATGAGATCTGTGGCTACAGCCCGGGCCAGGGATCTCCACTGCCTGGAGAAACTGCCAGTCCCAAAGGCTACTTTCAACAGAGCCCATCGTTGCCAGACTCCGGATTAACTGAATTCAATGTTGCAAGTCCCAAGATCTACTCTCCTACTTCACGTAAACCCCAAGAGATGCCTGCTCCCACCG ACTCCAGACTTAGCTCTGATCCCCCTCAGAAGCGCTACATGGGTGTGAGAGTAAAGATGCCAGTACGGGAATTACTGAGAAAAATTCGGCTTTCCAAAGGCCTGGACCCAGCTCATAGCAAG GAAGCCTCATTAATGAAGATGGTAACCAAAGGATCCTCAGGAAAAACAG aaaagagaagagttCACCCTTATACAGAGAAACAGCTTAGACAG aGCAAGCAGAGCGTTGGGCAAACGCTAAAAGGCTTAGAAGACCTTGATATCCTGGTGGAGGTACTGCAGGAAGATTTGAACAAAAGCCAGTTGAAGGAGGAGTCTCTGCATTCTGTGCCAGATGGCTTTTGGCAGGGCTTCTCCACAGATCCACAAGCCTCCTGGTGGGAAACGGGAGGAAGCAAGCAGGCACCTGATGGCCTGCAAGAAAGACGCCACAGCTTAACCAAGTTGCATTCATACTGCTGTTTTAGAGATTTCAACTCCGTGttgcagggagagagagagacttcTTTTCATGATGatcagaaaaacacacaagAGTCCATCTTACCAGGAATACTCTCAAGGACAAGCGAGAAAGAGAGTAGCTGGTGGATACAGGATGCGTGGACAAGTACCCAGAAGGATGTCCAAAGGCATTCTTCACAGAACACATCTCCACACTTCAGCCCATCGGGAGGCTGTTCAGAGATGCTTCTGGAAGCTAATCTGGGCTCTCCAAACACTGACAGACATTTGAAGTCGACCCCAATTTCTTTCACGCAGCAGGATCTTTCTGCCATCTCTTTCTTCCAGTTCCAGCTACACAGGGAAGAAAGTTTACTGAGAAATATCCCAGCGGACAAACTACTTGCACCTGATGAAAATGGCAACAG GCTGCTGCACAAAGCTGTTGCCCAGGGAAGAAGAGCTCTGACTTACGCACTTGCACAGAGATTCGCATCCTTAAATAAGATCAATGAGAAGGATGTAGAGAAACGG ACTGCATTACATATCGCTGCAGAAAAGAACCAGCACCTGATGGTGAGTGACCTGATATCCCTAGGAGCTAACGTCAATGAACAGGATGGTTTGGGGAAAACTCCACTCCACCTGTGTGCAGAGAATGGCTATTTGAGAGTTCTAGAG gttttgaaaaactgcaaaaacaaTGGCGTGAGTGTGGAAGTGAATCTGATTGACCATTACG GTTTAACACCACTACACTGCGCTGCTCTTGCCCACACTGCCTTAGTTATGGAGTCTCAAAAAACTGACATTGATACTGACATGGGAAGGTTTCTCCGACTACGCAAAGATCAAATTCTCGAGGGAATTAACTGCTTATTACAAATGGGAGGAAAGCCCGAGTTGCAG GTACTAAATTCACGTCAGACTACCACTACCTATTTAAAAATTGAGGAGAACACAGAACTCATGCGTTTGCTTCAGACTCATAAACCTAAGGGACAGAACATTCTTCAAGAG AGTTACAGTTTGCCAGATGCTTCAAGAAGAATGCCCAGTCCATTGTCACCAGATAacttttctgaacttttttccaTGTCACCTTCGGACCCCTTTGACATCATCCTTAAAGGTATTTCATTTACCTAG